A genomic segment from Rubrobacter tropicus encodes:
- a CDS encoding DUF4386 family protein: MKAPDARVEFVGRPHASRAAGSGWGGLYKIGGAAAMIGVLLVLLDILAGILLPGGEVEPGARSAVEWFELFRDDAYHGFRELGLLNVLNIILGIPLFLALYAVHRRVEGAYATLALVLFLFGGAIYISNNAAVPMFVLSEEHAAATTDAQRAALAAAGEAVLARGADFTPGSLVGFVLPSLGQIVMSLVMLRGGVFGRATAYMGIAGFALLLVFTVWTTLVPGALGAAMLIAVPAGLLVVAWNVLVALRLFRLSGTS, translated from the coding sequence ATGAAAGCACCCGACGCTAGAGTCGAGTTCGTGGGCCGCCCGCACGCGAGTAGGGCCGCGGGTTCGGGCTGGGGGGGTCTATACAAGATCGGTGGTGCGGCGGCCATGATCGGCGTTCTGCTCGTTCTGCTGGACATTCTTGCCGGAATATTGCTGCCGGGAGGAGAGGTGGAGCCGGGCGCCCGGTCCGCCGTCGAATGGTTCGAGCTGTTCCGGGACGACGCGTACCACGGGTTCCGGGAACTCGGCCTCCTGAACGTGCTGAACATCATCCTTGGCATCCCCCTGTTCCTCGCCCTCTACGCGGTCCACCGGCGGGTAGAAGGGGCGTACGCGACGCTCGCCCTGGTGCTGTTCCTATTCGGCGGCGCGATCTACATATCCAACAACGCGGCCGTTCCGATGTTCGTGCTGAGCGAGGAACACGCGGCCGCCACTACCGATGCCCAGAGGGCAGCACTGGCAGCCGCGGGAGAGGCGGTCCTGGCCCGGGGCGCGGACTTCACGCCGGGCAGCCTCGTCGGCTTCGTCCTGCCCTCGCTCGGACAGATTGTGATGTCCTTAGTCATGCTGCGGGGCGGAGTGTTCGGCAGGGCAACCGCCTACATGGGGATCGCGGGCTTCGCGCTCCTGCTCGTCTTCACGGTCTGGACGACGCTCGTTCCGGGGGCGCTGGGCGCGGCGATGCTGATCGCAGTTCCCGCGGGACTCCTGGTAGTGGCGTGGAACGTCCTCGTGGCCCTGCGTCTGTTCCGGCTGTCCGGGACGTCCTGA
- a CDS encoding nitroreductase/quinone reductase family protein, whose amino-acid sequence MARHQTSDTKAPSTNLSRKDRALLLLEREGNRRLRSLGTVLYRLTGGRFTPRDRDVLLLTTRGRKSGREHTVLLQSFPDGENNMVVVATNSGRSSHPDWYHNLKADPTARVEIMDRTLRVRAEDLPDEEAAAFWPRILRRAPSYTRYREAARRDIPLVRLVTLGRIEGTRP is encoded by the coding sequence GTGGCTAGACACCAGACGTCCGATACGAAAGCCCCGTCCACGAACCTCTCCCGCAAAGACAGGGCTCTGCTCCTGCTGGAGCGCGAAGGAAACAGGAGGCTCAGGAGCCTGGGCACGGTCCTGTACCGGCTGACGGGTGGCCGGTTTACCCCCCGAGATCGGGACGTCCTGCTCCTCACGACGCGCGGCCGGAAGTCCGGACGGGAACATACCGTCCTCCTCCAGTCCTTCCCGGACGGCGAGAACAACATGGTAGTCGTGGCCACCAACAGCGGCAGGTCATCCCACCCGGATTGGTACCACAACCTGAAAGCCGACCCCACGGCCCGGGTCGAGATCATGGACCGCACCCTGCGGGTCCGCGCCGAAGATTTACCGGACGAGGAGGCGGCTGCCTTCTGGCCGCGCATCCTGCGCCGCGCGCCCAGCTACACCCGCTACCGAGAGGCCGCCAGACGCGACATACCGCTCGTGCGGCTCGTTACCCTCGGGCGAATCGAAGGAACCAGGCCATGA